A region from the Candidatus Abyssobacteria bacterium SURF_5 genome encodes:
- a CDS encoding urea carboxylase-associated family protein: protein MFVTGGDMAQKSRIRKQKSDKPIAAVEVLGYGGGFVRASSGNFIRITDIAGGQIGDLYAIAADDHEEFTSPSVTRLYNLTKFPRIGQSFYSNLERPLLCFVEDHSPGLHDMMMASCSKPFFESFGMEDHPNCHDNYFKTAAEAGITHRFKPDPINIFQNTPVMPDGSILAGITMTRPGDYVVLRAQADIILILTACSTEAINLCKSSPLRFEVFTQKPA from the coding sequence ATGTTTGTTACAGGAGGAGATATGGCGCAAAAAAGTCGAATACGAAAGCAGAAATCCGATAAACCGATCGCCGCTGTTGAAGTTCTCGGCTACGGCGGCGGATTCGTCCGCGCTTCTTCCGGAAACTTCATCCGCATCACCGATATCGCAGGCGGCCAGATCGGCGACCTCTATGCAATTGCCGCCGATGATCACGAAGAATTCACCAGCCCGTCGGTTACCCGGCTGTACAACCTCACCAAGTTCCCCAGAATCGGACAGTCATTTTATTCAAACCTCGAGCGGCCGCTGCTCTGCTTCGTCGAGGACCATTCGCCCGGCCTGCACGACATGATGATGGCGTCCTGCAGCAAACCGTTTTTTGAAAGCTTCGGAATGGAGGATCACCCCAACTGCCACGACAACTATTTCAAGACTGCAGCCGAGGCGGGCATTACCCACCGATTCAAACCGGACCCCATCAATATCTTCCAGAACACGCCGGTTATGCCCGACGGCTCGATTCTGGCCGGCATCACCATGACCCGGCCGGGCGATTATGTTGTCCTTCGGGCGCAAGCAGACATAATCCTTATCCTCACGGCCTGCTCGACCGAAGCTATCAACCTCTGCAAATCCAGCCCTCTCCGCTTTGAGGTATTCACCCAGAAGCCGGCTTGA